The Arachis duranensis cultivar V14167 chromosome 2, aradu.V14167.gnm2.J7QH, whole genome shotgun sequence genome has a window encoding:
- the LOC110278072 gene encoding uncharacterized protein LOC110278072: MNRCKIYTLLFLTISFEWSSDTRPLSYQQILIILQRVLRLPSSSSKMWAIRCLPLRNRVLRAYCSKATWVVEDDSGTSKRMSNTLPSLHVSSNVETSHGKIKLDLAGEGFLPSLTTAHAISDIIKGHYS; encoded by the exons ATGAACAG GTGCAAGATTTACACCTTATTATTCCTGACTATTTCTTTTGAGTGGAGCAGTGATACACGCCCGCTTTCTTATCAGCAG ATTCTAATAATTTTGCAGAGGGTATTAAGACTTCCGTCGTCTTCTTCAAAGATGTGGGCCATTCGATGTCTTCCTCTCAG GAATCGAGTGCTGAGAGCTTATTGCTCCAAAGCTACTTGGGTGGTGGAAGATGATTCTGGAACTTCCAAAAGG atgtctaatacacttcCCTCATTACACGTGTCTTCAAATGTTGAGACAAGTCACGGGAAGATAAAACTGGACTTGGCAGGAGAAGG ATTTTTACCTTCACTTACCACGGCTCATGCAATTTCGGACATCATTAAAGGGCATTACTCTTAG